From one Deltaproteobacteria bacterium genomic stretch:
- a CDS encoding serine/threonine protein phosphatase codes for MLAFSKNPDVAEQQMRALIFYLTAFGYIDGDFDRTEKSFIRDYIRKLVEHRARQAIPDADEATRTEIVDRFTTHFHEVFQEIDYGVRSLFDEVVAKGEDVDAFVYAKLKLRCYEIFKAFDEDNQRALLDTVDELIAADGKIHPAEAKFRDEVRALLVQEIPLDDADLEPVDSDIHIDEPRPRPPRQENHPFFSQFEVHYSADPVRIRQQAETDVQLIHRTMAVLDEQRAAGAGKLAGHHKVDEFAGHPPFLDGHVYVHPQEPGRAYELTVLGDLHGCYSCLKAALLQSDFFAKLEAYRIDPTRNPNPQLILLGDYIDRGRFSYNGVLRTVMQLFTTAPGHVYMLRGNHEYYLEYRGRIYGGVKPAEAINSLAAYMPQEIFEAYMKLFDAMPNMLLFGRKLFVHAGIPRDDTFAAKYRDLSSLNDAELRFQMLWSDPANADFVPLELQAQNARFPFGRLQFKRFMSTIGCNTMVRGHEKVVEGFRRVYDDGTFVLLNLFSAGGARNEDLPADSSYREVRPMALTMTVGTDGRTTAVPWEIDYERYNHPARNAFFRSKPEIEHRA; via the coding sequence ATGCTGGCGTTCAGTAAGAATCCGGACGTCGCCGAGCAGCAAATGCGCGCGCTCATCTTCTACCTGACGGCGTTCGGGTACATCGACGGCGACTTCGACCGCACCGAAAAGAGTTTCATCCGGGACTATATCCGCAAGCTGGTCGAGCACCGCGCCCGGCAGGCGATACCGGACGCCGATGAGGCCACCCGCACCGAGATCGTCGACCGGTTCACGACGCATTTTCACGAGGTGTTTCAGGAGATCGACTACGGCGTCCGTTCCCTGTTCGACGAGGTCGTCGCCAAGGGGGAGGACGTCGACGCATTCGTCTACGCGAAACTGAAGCTGCGCTGTTACGAGATCTTCAAGGCGTTCGACGAGGACAACCAGCGCGCGCTGCTAGACACGGTGGACGAGTTGATCGCCGCCGACGGCAAGATCCACCCGGCGGAGGCCAAGTTTCGCGACGAGGTCCGCGCCCTGCTCGTTCAGGAGATTCCGCTGGACGACGCCGACCTCGAGCCGGTGGACTCCGACATCCACATCGACGAGCCGCGGCCGCGCCCTCCACGGCAGGAAAACCACCCGTTCTTCTCGCAGTTCGAGGTCCACTACTCGGCCGATCCGGTGCGGATTCGCCAGCAGGCGGAGACCGACGTACAGCTCATCCATCGCACGATGGCCGTGCTCGACGAGCAGCGGGCCGCGGGCGCCGGCAAGCTCGCCGGGCATCACAAGGTCGACGAGTTTGCCGGCCATCCGCCGTTTCTGGACGGGCATGTGTACGTCCATCCGCAGGAACCGGGGCGCGCCTACGAGTTGACCGTGCTCGGCGATCTGCACGGCTGCTACAGCTGCCTGAAGGCTGCCCTGCTGCAGTCGGATTTCTTCGCCAAGCTCGAGGCGTATCGCATCGACCCGACGCGCAATCCGAATCCACAGCTCATTTTGCTCGGCGATTACATCGACCGCGGGCGGTTTTCGTACAACGGCGTGCTGCGCACGGTCATGCAGCTGTTTACGACCGCGCCGGGCCACGTCTACATGCTGCGCGGCAATCACGAGTACTACCTCGAGTACCGCGGTCGGATCTACGGCGGCGTGAAACCGGCCGAGGCGATCAACTCGCTCGCCGCATACATGCCGCAGGAGATCTTCGAGGCGTACATGAAGCTGTTCGACGCGATGCCGAATATGCTGCTGTTTGGCCGCAAGTTGTTCGTACACGCCGGCATCCCGCGCGACGACACGTTCGCCGCGAAGTACCGCGATCTGTCGTCGCTCAACGACGCGGAACTGCGCTTTCAGATGCTGTGGAGCGACCCGGCCAACGCCGATTTCGTTCCGCTCGAGCTACAGGCGCAAAACGCACGCTTTCCGTTCGGGCGGTTGCAGTTCAAACGGTTCATGTCGACCATCGGCTGCAACACCATGGTTCGCGGCCACGAAAAAGTCGTCGAGGGGTTCCGGCGCGTCTACGACGACGGCACGTTCGTGCTGCTGAACCTGTTTTCCGCGGGCGGCGCGCGCAACGAAGACCTGCCCGCCGATTCGAGCTATCGCGAGGTGAGGCCGATGGCGCTCACCATGACGGTCGGAACGGACGGGCGGACGACCGCGGTCCCGTGGGAAATCGACTACGAGCGCTACAACCATCCGGCGCGCAACGCGTTCTTCCGGTCGAAGCCGGAGATCGAGCACCGCGCGTGA